The Alphaproteobacteria bacterium genome includes a window with the following:
- the erpA gene encoding iron-sulfur cluster insertion protein ErpA, which translates to MSDTALAEPQTAPVVVTDAAAKRIAFVLSQEAQPGMMLRIAVSGGGCSGFQYGFTFDDTANDDDLKIEKDGATVLIDNTSLELLGGSMIDYVEDMIGASFQIKNPIAKSSCGCGNSFSV; encoded by the coding sequence ATGTCCGATACCGCCCTCGCCGAACCGCAAACCGCCCCGGTCGTCGTCACCGACGCCGCCGCCAAGCGGATCGCCTTCGTGCTGTCGCAGGAAGCCCAGCCCGGCATGATGCTGCGCATCGCCGTTTCGGGCGGCGGTTGTTCGGGCTTCCAATATGGTTTCACCTTCGACGATACGGCGAACGACGACGATCTGAAGATCGAGAAGGACGGCGCCACGGTGTTGATCGACAACACGTCGCTGGAACTGCTCGGCGGTTCGATGATCGACTATGTCGAGGACATGATCGGCGCCTCGTTCCAGATCAAGAACCCGATCGCCAAGAGCTCCTGCGGC
- a CDS encoding deoxyguanosinetriphosphate triphosphohydrolase produces the protein MTALPKSESPERAGLAPYACDWRASRGRRHAERPSALRSPFQRDRDRVIHSTAFRRLKHKTQVFVAGESDHFRTRLTHSIEVAQIARTIARALGLDEDLTECLALAHDLGHTCFGHAGEDALDAAMKDHGGFDHNAHTLRLLTELECRHIGFDGLNLTWESLEGVVKHNGPVTGSDVPGAIVEFDRVYPLDLSTYASAEAQVAALSDDIAYNAHDLDDGLRAGLFGEDDLAETPLFGPIFAGIRKQHPGIDVQRRQAEAVREAIGRMVEDLLSETHKRLRAWRPRDADAVRGLGKPLVGFSDAMRADIEGVRKFLFARMYRHAKVVERTDAAKAIVRDLFARYCAAPDLLPEEWRRREPIHRAVADYIAGMTDLFAQNEHRRLCIPS, from the coding sequence ATGACGGCCTTACCCAAATCCGAGTCGCCCGAACGCGCGGGTTTGGCGCCTTATGCCTGCGATTGGCGCGCAAGCCGCGGCCGGCGTCATGCCGAACGGCCCAGCGCTTTGCGCTCGCCATTTCAGCGCGACCGCGACCGGGTGATCCATTCGACCGCGTTCCGCCGCCTGAAGCACAAGACCCAGGTCTTCGTGGCGGGCGAAAGCGACCATTTCCGCACGCGGCTGACCCATTCGATCGAGGTGGCGCAGATCGCGCGCACGATTGCGCGCGCATTGGGCCTCGACGAGGATCTGACCGAGTGCTTGGCGCTCGCCCACGATCTTGGCCATACCTGCTTCGGCCATGCGGGCGAGGATGCGCTCGACGCCGCCATGAAGGATCACGGCGGCTTCGATCACAACGCGCATACGCTGCGTTTGCTTACCGAGCTTGAGTGCCGCCATATCGGCTTCGACGGTTTGAACCTGACCTGGGAATCCCTGGAAGGTGTGGTCAAGCATAATGGTCCGGTGACGGGATCGGACGTGCCGGGCGCCATCGTCGAATTCGACCGCGTCTATCCGCTCGATCTTTCGACCTACGCGTCGGCCGAGGCGCAGGTCGCGGCCTTGTCCGACGACATCGCCTATAACGCCCACGATCTGGACGACGGATTGCGCGCCGGGCTGTTCGGCGAGGACGATCTGGCCGAAACCCCGTTGTTCGGGCCTATTTTCGCCGGAATTCGCAAGCAACATCCCGGGATCGATGTCCAACGCCGCCAGGCCGAAGCGGTACGTGAGGCGATCGGCCGGATGGTGGAAGATTTGCTGTCGGAAACGCACAAGCGCCTTCGCGCCTGGCGCCCGCGCGATGCGGACGCGGTGCGGGGGCTCGGCAAACCGCTGGTCGGTTTTTCGGACGCGATGCGCGCCGATATCGAAGGCGTGCGAAAATTCCTGTTCGCGCGTATGTATCGCCACGCCAAGGTCGTCGAACGCACCGACGCGGCCAAGGCGATCGTGCGCGACTTGTTCGCGCGTTACTGCGCGGCGCCCGACCTTCTGCCGGAGGAATGGCGACGACGCGAACCGATCCATCGCGCGGTCGCCGACTACATCGCCGGCATGACCGATCTTTTCGCCCAAAACGAACACCGACGGCTTTGCATCCCCTCATGA
- a CDS encoding arginine--tRNA ligase — protein sequence MNIFAEFHAVLAKALDALVAEGKLPAGLDLSRAVVEPPRDITHGDLSTNAALVLSKGAKMKPRDVAELLSAKLAADPRIAGTDIAGPGFVNMKLKPEIWRDLARSILTLGEKFGHGAMGGGKKVNVEYVSANPTGPMHVGHCRGAVVGDALAALLEKTGHDVTREYYINDAGAQVDVLARSVHHRYREALGENVGPVAEGLYPGDYLKPVGAALAAEFGAKYQTAAESEWLTLFRERAIAAMMDLIREDLKALGVVHKVFSSEKNDIVGKGRVNDAIEYLKARDLVYTGVLEPPKGMKPEDWEPRPQMLFRATSFGDDVDRPLAKSDGTWTYFAADMAYHLDKYRRGFERLIDVWGADHGGYVKRVDAAVKALSEGRATLEVKLCQMVNLLDKGEPVKMSKRAGTFVTLRDVVDEVGADVVRFVMLTRKQDQHIDFDFAKVREQSKDNPVFYVQYAHARHHSAFRQAKATFDGIDLSDATLAKADLSRIGDADELALLRMLSGYPRMLEAAAEASEPHRVAFWLYDLASAFHALWTRGNAEPGLRFVLPEDRDTTLARLALVRSVGITVASGLRLLGVTPAEELR from the coding sequence ATGAATATCTTCGCCGAATTCCACGCCGTACTCGCCAAGGCCCTCGACGCGCTGGTCGCAGAAGGCAAGCTGCCCGCCGGGCTCGACCTCTCGCGCGCCGTGGTCGAACCGCCGCGCGACATCACGCACGGGGATTTATCGACCAACGCCGCTTTGGTGCTGTCAAAGGGGGCGAAGATGAAACCGCGCGACGTGGCGGAATTGCTCTCCGCCAAGCTCGCCGCCGATCCGCGCATTGCCGGAACCGATATCGCCGGGCCGGGCTTCGTGAACATGAAGCTCAAGCCCGAGATTTGGCGCGATCTCGCACGTTCGATCCTGACGCTGGGCGAAAAATTCGGCCACGGTGCGATGGGCGGCGGCAAGAAGGTCAACGTCGAATACGTTTCCGCCAATCCGACGGGGCCGATGCATGTCGGCCATTGCCGGGGAGCGGTCGTCGGCGATGCGCTGGCCGCGTTGCTGGAAAAAACCGGCCACGACGTGACGCGCGAATACTACATCAACGACGCGGGCGCGCAGGTCGATGTGCTGGCACGCTCCGTCCATCATCGCTATCGCGAAGCTTTGGGCGAAAATGTCGGCCCGGTCGCCGAAGGGCTTTACCCGGGCGATTATCTGAAGCCGGTCGGTGCCGCACTCGCCGCCGAATTCGGCGCCAAGTATCAAACGGCGGCGGAATCCGAGTGGCTCACACTGTTCCGCGAGCGCGCCATCGCCGCGATGATGGATTTGATCCGCGAGGATCTGAAGGCGCTGGGCGTCGTCCACAAGGTCTTCTCCAGCGAGAAGAACGACATCGTCGGCAAGGGCCGCGTCAACGATGCGATCGAATATTTGAAGGCGCGCGATCTCGTTTACACCGGCGTGCTCGAACCGCCCAAGGGCATGAAGCCCGAAGATTGGGAACCGCGCCCGCAAATGCTGTTCCGCGCCACGTCGTTCGGCGACGACGTTGACCGGCCGCTCGCGAAGTCCGACGGCACCTGGACCTATTTCGCGGCTGACATGGCCTATCACCTCGACAAATATCGCCGCGGTTTCGAGCGCTTGATCGACGTATGGGGTGCCGATCACGGCGGCTACGTGAAGCGCGTCGACGCGGCCGTGAAAGCGTTGTCCGAAGGCCGCGCGACGCTGGAAGTGAAGCTCTGCCAGATGGTCAATCTTCTGGACAAGGGCGAGCCGGTGAAGATGTCCAAGCGTGCCGGCACCTTCGTCACGCTGCGCGATGTGGTCGACGAAGTGGGTGCCGACGTCGTGCGCTTCGTGATGCTGACGCGCAAGCAGGATCAGCATATCGATTTCGACTTCGCCAAAGTGCGCGAGCAGTCGAAGGACAATCCGGTCTTCTACGTGCAATACGCGCATGCGCGGCACCATTCGGCGTTCCGCCAAGCGAAGGCGACATTCGACGGGATCGACCTGTCGGACGCCACGCTTGCGAAAGCCGATCTTTCGCGCATCGGCGACGCGGACGAACTCGCCTTGCTGCGCATGTTGTCGGGCTATCCGCGTATGCTGGAAGCGGCGGCGGAGGCGAGCGAGCCGCATCGCGTCGCGTTTTGGCTTTATGATCTTGCTTCCGCGTTCCATGCGCTGTGGACGCGCGGCAATGCCGAGCCCGGTTTGCGCTTCGTGCTGCCCGAAGATCGCGACACGACGCTCGCGCGTTTGGCCTTGGTGCGCAGCGTCGGCATCACGGTCGCTTCGGGCTTGCGCTTGCTGGGTGTGACGCCCGCCGAGGAGTTGCGCTGA
- a CDS encoding SPOR domain-containing protein has translation MLPEGAKPILSSGDEPAPLSGGPQRTRGNGGGGRNWGRLIAAVFAFAAVVGFGSLLAYTYLETRDGSTDPNSLPIVRADTRPMKTRPDQPGGIEVPFQDKEIYNRVGQQSSGGATTQAAQGGQVERLLPGPEAVMPRPVPEPPPAPRVVVPDAPQVEPTADAVPVTAPPRASIQPGGANAPAPVPPPAPLQAPSAPRPQQAAPAAPTTAAPAARPATPAPAPQVAAAPAAGGIRIQLASVRSQADAQREWERLRRQHGDVLGNLTASFPTVDLGDRGMFWRIQAGGFANADAAQAACAALRARGAGCNVVR, from the coding sequence ATGCTGCCCGAAGGCGCCAAACCGATCTTGTCGAGCGGCGACGAGCCCGCCCCGTTGAGCGGCGGGCCCCAACGCACGCGCGGCAATGGCGGCGGCGGGCGCAATTGGGGGCGCCTCATCGCGGCCGTTTTCGCGTTCGCGGCCGTGGTCGGCTTCGGCTCGCTGCTTGCCTACACGTATTTGGAAACGCGCGACGGATCGACCGATCCCAATTCGTTGCCGATCGTGCGCGCCGATACGCGGCCGATGAAAACGCGGCCCGATCAGCCCGGCGGCATCGAGGTGCCGTTCCAGGACAAGGAAATCTATAACCGCGTCGGCCAGCAATCCTCGGGCGGTGCCACGACCCAGGCCGCGCAAGGCGGGCAGGTGGAACGCTTGCTGCCCGGCCCCGAAGCCGTGATGCCGCGCCCTGTGCCCGAACCGCCGCCGGCCCCCCGTGTGGTGGTGCCCGACGCGCCGCAGGTCGAGCCGACCGCCGACGCCGTGCCGGTGACCGCACCGCCGCGCGCCTCGATCCAGCCGGGCGGGGCGAACGCGCCCGCCCCCGTGCCGCCACCGGCACCGTTGCAGGCGCCGTCGGCGCCGCGTCCGCAACAAGCGGCCCCCGCGGCCCCCACGACTGCGGCTCCGGCCGCACGCCCGGCGACGCCGGCTCCGGCCCCGCAAGTCGCGGCCGCACCCGCCGCCGGGGGCATTCGCATTCAATTGGCGTCGGTACGCAGTCAAGCCGATGCGCAGCGCGAATGGGAACGTTTGCGCCGCCAGCATGGCGACGTGCTCGGCAATCTGACCGCCAGTTTCCCGACCGTCGATCTGGGCGATCGCGGCATGTTCTGGCGTATCCAAGCGGGCGGTTTCGCCAATGCCGATGCGGCGCAAGCCGCGTGCGCCGCGTTGCGCGCGCGCGGGGCGGGCTGCAACGTGGTGCGATAG
- the nagZ gene encoding beta-N-acetylhexosaminidase has translation MRPSAIIYGCAGTSLTAEERALYRDVDPLGFILFARNVGTPDEVKALVADMRNCVGRADAPVLVDQEGGRVARLKPPHWRKAPPAMTFVERAGSRGEAAALAALRTNFHLIARELLDVGITVDCAPVADVPVPGAHDIIGDRAYGSDPAAIGRYGRAVAEGLLDGGVLPVLKHIPGHGRARADSHLELPVVEASVEELERTDFVPFKALADLPWGMTAHVKFPAFDPDRPATTSPVAIEAIIRRRIGFQGLLLSDDLSMKALDGDFEARTRACLDAGCDVVLHCNGDFAEMKAVAVAARPLNDSAMARVEAGERLRLSRAQRSFDEAAAKAELDAFLAA, from the coding sequence ATGCGTCCTTCCGCGATCATTTACGGCTGTGCGGGCACGTCGCTGACCGCCGAGGAACGCGCGCTCTATCGCGATGTCGATCCGCTGGGCTTCATCCTGTTCGCGCGCAACGTGGGCACGCCCGACGAAGTGAAGGCGCTGGTCGCGGATATGCGAAACTGCGTGGGCCGCGCCGACGCGCCTGTGTTGGTCGATCAGGAAGGCGGACGCGTCGCGCGGTTGAAGCCGCCGCATTGGCGCAAGGCGCCGCCCGCGATGACCTTTGTCGAGCGTGCGGGATCGCGCGGCGAAGCGGCCGCACTCGCGGCGTTGCGCACCAACTTCCATCTGATCGCGCGCGAATTGCTGGATGTGGGCATCACCGTCGATTGTGCGCCGGTCGCCGACGTGCCGGTTCCCGGCGCGCACGACATCATCGGCGATCGCGCTTACGGCAGCGATCCCGCCGCGATCGGCCGCTATGGCCGCGCCGTCGCGGAAGGCTTGCTCGATGGCGGCGTGTTGCCGGTGCTGAAGCACATTCCCGGCCATGGGCGCGCGCGCGCCGACAGCCATTTGGAATTGCCGGTCGTCGAAGCGAGCGTGGAAGAACTCGAACGCACGGATTTCGTGCCGTTCAAGGCGCTGGCCGATCTGCCCTGGGGCATGACCGCGCATGTGAAATTCCCGGCCTTCGATCCCGATCGCCCGGCGACGACCTCGCCCGTGGCGATCGAGGCGATCATCCGCCGCCGGATCGGGTTTCAGGGCTTGCTGTTGTCGGACGATCTTTCGATGAAGGCGCTCGACGGTGATTTCGAAGCGCGCACGCGCGCCTGCCTCGACGCCGGCTGCGACGTGGTCCTCCATTGCAACGGTGATTTCGCCGAGATGAAGGCGGTCGCCGTGGCCGCGCGCCCGCTCAACGATTCCGCGATGGCGCGGGTGGAGGCGGGGGAACGCCTGCGCCTGTCGCGTGCGCAAAGGTCGTTCGACGAAGCGGCGGCCAAAGCGGAGCTGGACGCGTTTTTGGCCGCATAA
- a CDS encoding segregation/condensation protein A, producing the protein MTIETAAEFEADPERRQAAPEADGLLVVNLGAFDGPLDLLLSLARDQKVDLAKLSILALAEQYLTYIAEAKRLRLEVAADYLVMAAWLAFLKSKLLLPPEPTEPEPEPTAAQMEAALRYQLQRLQAMQEAGAGMMARAQLGRDTFVRGIPEGAPVSTTETWDVRLIDVLKAYADYRKRTDKPVLRIVATELDTMDAAIERLSRMLGDMAIPEWTTLQNFLPPDIAAGTIGRSYVAATLAATLELVRTGRLQIRQEGNFQPIFVRRPPENPVSEFPADRTVPQ; encoded by the coding sequence ATGACGATCGAAACCGCAGCCGAGTTCGAAGCCGATCCCGAGCGCCGCCAAGCGGCGCCCGAGGCCGATGGCTTGCTCGTCGTCAATCTCGGCGCGTTCGACGGGCCGCTCGACCTGCTGCTGTCGCTCGCGCGCGATCAGAAGGTCGATCTCGCCAAGCTGTCGATCCTGGCGCTGGCCGAGCAGTATCTGACCTATATCGCCGAAGCCAAGCGCCTGCGCTTGGAAGTCGCCGCCGATTATCTGGTCATGGCGGCGTGGCTCGCGTTCCTCAAATCGAAGCTGCTGCTGCCGCCGGAGCCGACGGAACCCGAGCCCGAGCCCACGGCCGCGCAGATGGAAGCCGCGCTGCGCTACCAGCTCCAGCGCCTGCAGGCCATGCAGGAAGCCGGGGCGGGCATGATGGCGCGCGCCCAGCTTGGCCGCGACACGTTCGTGCGCGGCATTCCCGAAGGCGCGCCCGTCTCGACGACCGAGACCTGGGACGTGCGCCTGATCGACGTGCTCAAGGCCTATGCCGATTACCGCAAGCGCACCGACAAGCCGGTGCTGCGCATCGTGGCGACCGAGCTCGACACGATGGATGCGGCGATCGAACGCCTGTCGCGCATGCTGGGCGACATGGCGATCCCCGAATGGACGACGCTCCAGAACTTCCTGCCGCCCGACATCGCGGCAGGAACGATCGGACGCTCCTATGTGGCAGCCACGCTTGCCGCCACGCTTGAACTCGTGCGGACCGGCAGATTGCAGATCCGGCAGGAAGGCAACTTCCAGCCGATCTTCGTGCGCCGCCCGCCCGAAAACCCCGTTTCCGAATTTCCCGCCGACCGTACGGTGCCGCAATGA